Part of the Limanda limanda chromosome 23, fLimLim1.1, whole genome shotgun sequence genome is shown below.
GCATGATGTTGTTTTCATCGGCTACTGcccacacaaacatttactccAACTGATAATCATCAAACACTAGTTAATGGGAactcatttttaataaatataatataattatagatATTGCACTGAATGCATTCATTTTTGCATTTGAGTAATTCTTTTTCCATCTTTAAATTTGGATGCTAAAGATACTGAATCCTATATTAttgtaaacacaaaaatataatgtGTTAGACAGTAAATAGTATTAATCTAAACTGTTTGTGTTATTTGCACAATACCCCACAATCTCAAAGGTTATGTGCATGAGCTTTTGGATAAAGATAAATGATAAATTCATTTGAAATCTGCATCAAGGGTAAATAAATCGGTGAAGCTTTAGCAGCATTAATATATAACATTAAATACAGATACCAACATTATTCTATAGCTGCACATGAAATTTCCActtttataaaataaagataTCATCAGATGGGTAAATTGCAACGAATGATTCTGACTCATCATGAAATCCCCTGTTTTTGCAACAACACAATTCCCGGCAGCCCCATCATCAtctacacaaacagacacggAGTTACCTaacatgttaacacacacacacttcagtatAAAAGTGCAGATCCAGCTGCTGCACAGCTACTTCTCCACAGTGACTCATCAGGACCACAACATGAACCTGTTCACCAGATTTCTGCTTCTGGGTTTGGCACTGGCCTCCGTCAGCGGAGCCCCAGCGTGAGTATTAATCATCTTACTTGAATTAATTATCACTCACGATATGTCATTTAGACCGGAAGGCTTCCTGCATGATGTTTGATGTTTGACACAATTTCTCGTTGGATTTAGTTTTTAagtttctcacatattttcctGTTCTGtaaaacagcaacaaacacacatataaataaacTGATGAACATACATGTTAATAAAGAGATGTTTTGTCAAGACATAATCTTTTTGGTGGCTTTTGTTTTTGgtggattagggttagggttaacatCCCTGCTCTGTATCGTCTCTTATCAGTTTGAAACCAGTGCAGAATGTAAAGTAAATGTTCAAGTCACTGACCagtagtttgaaaactctgttTGCTGGTTCAAAGTTCAATCTGTGGATCAGTTGAACAAACACAAGAGAAGCTGAGTTGTCATGTTTCCTGAATCACTGGTTGTTCCCCTGTTCTCTGACTGCAGGACTTTGGAAAATGAAAAGTGACTCTGATCTTTTTGCTCCTTCACAGGCCTCCACACGATTCAGCCGCTGACGGTGGgtttttaaatgcacatttatCTCGGCAACAAGCCTCACACATTTTGTGAAACCATCATTTCATGAGCATTAGTGGTTATTTAAGTTGTATTCATTCTAATTGTGGAATAAAGATGGAGCTGCTGTTCCAGACCGGTGTGAAGGGATCGAGTTCGATGCTGCCACTCCTGACGAGAAAGGAAGCCATTTCTTCTTTAAAGGTGAATCTTAAATTTAAGCTTGAACACCCTCAGTGTATCAGCCTCTTTATCAAATAACCTTTTgtactgtttataaaaagtatAACAATAGAAGTCTCTCTCAGGCGCCTACCTGTGGAAGGGTTTCCGTGGTCCGGCTCAGCTCTCCAACGAGTCCTTCAAGGAGTTGGACGACGTCCATCACATCGGCCATGTTGACGCCGCGTTCCGCATGCACAACATAAAGAACCCAGAGGACCATGATCACATCTATTTCTTCCTGGTACGACCCTCAGAGGAATTGAGTGCAAGtctgttaaagaaaaacaaagatcagATGGAGAGACATATGTTTCTTTTCTAATCTCCAGGATGACAAAGTGTTCAGCTTCTACAACCACACTCTGGAGGAGGGTTATCCGAAGGAGATCCAGGAGGACTTCCCAGGAGTCCCCTCTCACCTGGACGCTGCTGTGGAGTGTCCCACCGGAGAGTGCATGGCTGACTCAGTTCTGTTCTTCAAGGGTGTGTTTGCCCTCAGATTAATTATTATGGCAGAGAAATCTCAGTGTTTGAGAAAGAGAACACACCTAAAGGTTGAGGGATTTAATGTCCTGAACATTTCCATGTTTGAATGGTTTAAATCGGTTGAAGTCTGCAGAAGATGTTGCTGAACGAAGCCCAACATCATCCGTTATGATCAAATCCTTTGATATAGTTACAGTAGATGAATGAACAAGTGGTGGAGATGATTgaaagcctctctctctcctcacaggaCACGATGTGCACGTGTACGACATTGACACGAAGAGGGTGAAGACCAAGTCGTGGTCCCATCTGCCCGTCTGCACCTCGGCTCTACGCTGGATGGAGCACTACTACTGCTTCAACGGGCACAACTTCACCAGGTTCGACCCGGTGACCGGAGAGGTGAGGGGCAAGTACCCCAAAGACGCCCGCAACTACTTCATGACCTGTGACAACTTCGGTGAGTCAGGGAAAGACGTCTGGTTCAAATCCTACATCCTTTAGATTCAAGTATTTACTTTATAAATGTGTCCTCTCTGTTTTTCACTGCAGGACACGGAGGAGATTCCAAAGTCCCTAAATGCAGTGAGATCAAATTAGACGCCATCACCACTGACGCCACggggaaaaaatatttgtttgcaGGTATGATTCACCTAAGCGCCATTTTTAGTAACTTTAGCAAAAGGAAATAGTGAAAACGACactggaaatgtttccagggaaATAAAAAGAGTGATGGACCTGGCTGCTCCTAGTCGGTGGTGATGGAACAGCTGTTTCTCAGTGTATCGCTGCtaggctaagctaagctaagctaagctaagctaagctaagctaagctaagctaagctaagctaagctaagctaagcacCTGCTGCCTGTTCTTACCATAGACACTGTGTGAGAGCAGCTTGTACAAACAGGAGCCACAAGATGATTGTTTCCATAGACtcaaaataaagatggacgatgtgtctccacttcctccaacaaacaggaaatgaaatcaAGCCGACACCCACCACAAACCACGCCCATGCATACCAGGACCAAGCCCATTTAGACACGCCCATGtacctttttttgcactttgtaacgttttttaaaactttattgtccaaattttacaaaacaaaagtgGGAGATGcagagctttattttgaaaataagcTTTATTGTCCACATTGTCCCCACTGTGCTCAGGCCCAGACTACATGCGTCTGGACACTCGGCGTGACGGGCTGCACGGCTTCCCCATCACCAGGTCGTGGAGTCAAGTGACCAACGGGGTGGATGCCGTCTTCTCCTACACTGACAAACTCTACATGATTAAGGTAGATCTGCCTCTGTCCCCCCTCGTGCTGTCTCCAGAAAGGTGTTGACTGTCCTTTTTGTCCCCCCTGCAGGACGAGGAGGTTTACATCTATAAAGCAGGAGCTCACTACACCCTGGTCGAAGGCTACCCCAAATccctgaaggaggagctggGCATCGAAGGACGCGTGGACGCTGCTTTCCTCTGTCCCGACGACCACAAGGTCTACATCATCCAAGGTCAGAGAAATTCAACTGTAAATAAGTTTGATGTTTGCCTGCATGTGATTAACAAACATCTCATTTTACTTTCGACAGGACGAGAAATGCTTGACGTCGACCTCACCGCCACGCCCAGGGTGGTGACCGACAGGCTCCCCTTGCCTTTATCCGACCTCGATGCTGCTTTGTGTGGTCCAAACGGAGTTGATGTTTTCAAGGGCTCCCAGTATTACCACTATGACAGCCCCATGTTACTGGCTATGGGCAGAATGGCTCCTGTGGCTGAGGATATCACCCCAGAGATGATGGGGTGTCAGAAATAGGAGGCAGGGATCTTACCTAACAAAACAGGGGGACAGTGTTTGCATCACATGCTGACGTCCACACTATCATCATCAAAATCTGGGGAATGGAATCATTTCGCTTCTAACTGGATGGTTTGACGAATAAAATGTGGAAAGACTCTGAATCTGTCAGTTGTAGTtaatataaactttatttaacagCTTTAAACACACAGTAACAAGGTGCTTTACACATTAAAGTGGTAAAACTGAAGCTAAACAAtagttaacatttaaaaagaaatatagaAACAATTAAAGGGTTTCTAAAATTTACTGGAAGCCGATGAAAAGAAGCTTAAATCAGATTTGGAGATTGATAAGACATTTTCTataaaagatgatttttttctgGTTCGTTTCTTTAACTCATTGAAAACCGAACAAAGACCCCAGGGAGGTTCACAAAATAGTTCCAGAGTTTTGGCCACTAGATGGCCTACTGCTCAAATGAATGTGATAAGGGCCGAATCAGATTCCCTGTAAAACCAATACGAGCCCTGTAACGAGATGAAGtatcatttcaaaatgtaaatcTGCATATATACCTTATGTGGTGAAATCCAAGTTGGTATTTTGCATTTAATGCATAAGCAAAGGAACCTGCCTTAAACTAGCTGCAATGAAAGTTCCATGCAAGCTCAGTAAAAGTCTCCAAACTTGAATCTCTGAGATGTTGGCCCCAATTTAGAAAAACTGCCGGTGGCTGAAACTTTATTTCCTGCAAGAAAAGGGTTGAATAAACTAAAAAGGCTTCGTGGAAATGGAGTAATTTTCAACAGCTGAGCCACAACAGAGTCACAGACACATTTCCtgtcaataaaaacaaagcGTTCATCACAAAATACATCTAAACACGTCCATGTTCCCTCTGGATATCTCAGAGTGTTACTGGGAGCTTGTGTCTTCATTCAGGTTCGATTTCCTTAtcatttatggatcttgataaaaaaatatttattcaatttaaatcTATGAGGCTGTATATATTGATGTGAATTACATAACACTCCAAATCTGGCCTTGGTGCCAGTTGCTTTACTGAGTGAGTCCTGTTCCCTCTCATTAGTATAATATACAGTACTTTCACAAGCCGTCACGTTGGACCATACAGACGAGTGCGCCCGGCGTGCAGGAGTCCAGAGGTCGGGACGGTATTAGTCGGCATTCAAGGCCTTTTCACTCCCTGGAGAGGTTTTGTTCAACCAAAATCCCCGGGACATTGAGCAGACATAAAAGAAGAGCTGGCCTCAGCACAGCCTGATGGGCGAGgccatggacacacacacacacaaaacacacatgcaagtGCACAAAGAAACACCAgtgcacgtgcacacatgcaTAGCAGACAGTATGGACAGTTCTCATCGTACTCTCACAGCTAACAAGTATTATTAATGAGTGGAGCTTTGTTTGATCCCAACACATACGATAGTTTTTAACCTTTTGATGCATTTTCTTGAGTTCTTTCCCAAGTGGAGAACAAAGCTCTTCTTCCACAGCAAACAGAGTTGAGAGATGAAAGTTAACTGTAGTGAATCTATTCTTCAAACAGTTCCAGTGTCATCACATTCTACAATCCAGTCCCCACAGGATCGAGTGTTTGGGTTTATACCTCCTCAAAGAAAACACGAACCATGACAGAAAACCAGTGTGATACAAAAAGTTTATTCAGTAACAGTTCTGTAAACATCTGAGGTAAATTAACATTTACATCAACATGTTCTTTCACATAAGGTTCCGACGCAAGGCACTTCTCTTCAAAGACACTTTTTCTACAGTGGGAGTAACAGCGGGGGGGCTTGTCCCAGTTTGTAAAAAAATCCCACCACAAAACATCTGTATTCCAAAGTGTTTAAGTCTCCCAAACCATTTTCAGTACAGAAAACTGTCTTGTCCATTCCAAGTGTCAATCCCATCGTATTATTCccatgaaaaaacacaaatatgttaaaatcCTTCATATCCTCCCTCCTGGGACTCTActtgttattttgtcttttctatttATATCTTCACATCTTCATAACAACGCCCCTAACTATCTAAATGTGCAAATCGTTATCTACATTTTAAAGGTAATAGGAACAGCTCGGAACAACAAGATTCTGAAATATATTcagcaataaaaataaagaaaaattggTTTAGAGACAAAGTTCAAGGTAATGTCTTTTTGTGGAATTCTCTCTTCACAGTAGATTCATGAAAATGTTGTAAAACTGATCTCGGGGCTGGAGCCATTATTGTTAGGGTTCAGGGGTCAGATcttcaaaaatgtatatataaagatatatatatataaatactttataataATACTTTATTAACTCATGTTTATGAAGGTGTGTAGAAGGGGTTGCATTCATGACAACATTAAAACTAAGGAAACAAGTCAGATTTGTAGAACTACACCTTGAGGGGCCAATGATCTCAGTGTCAAAGGTTCTGATGCAGAAAGAAGTTCATGGATCAGCAGATGCTTTGTGTAAACGCTGTTGGGAAGTTGCTGCAACACAACTGAATTTATATCGGCCATTTttgataaaaaatatgttttttctttctttttggcaGGAATTAAAGAACAGGGAAATGAACATTTGATGTGGGATATCAGTAAAGAACTAACAGAAGAATAAAATCACTTTGGTAGATCATACTGCTCTGGTTTTGAAAAGGCTCTAAAAGCTACTGTTCATTCTACAGCTCTATAAGTATATAACTTGGAGTCCGCCTGCACCGAGGAGAGCTCGACACTTCTgcaacacactgcaaacacaagCACCAGAAAGAAGCTGAACTGATCGTTGTGCTCTGTTCAAGTTGCAACGCTTCATTACTTTAGATTTCTGGATTTGCATCAACTCTTCCAACATTGGATTTTTGTATAAAGTGACCAGTGGAGCCAATGGGAGGAAACGCTGAAGCATCTTTGGATTTCTGAGTCAAATCTTTCTGAATTGCAGCTTGatcacaacttttttttaaacatatgtaGTTTAGTTATATATCCTGTTGCATCTATTAATACTTTAatcattatatatttacatatttataaacTTTGCATAGTTAACCCTGATATAACTGCAGAGATGTCATCTAGTAAACACGGAAACAActgaaggtacacacacacacacacacacacacacacacacacacacacacacacacacacacacacacacacacacacacacacacacacacacacacacacacacacacagcctgggaAGCCTAAGGACTATGTCTCAGGGTGGGACAGCTTCAGTCGGAGCTTCCCTCTCTTCATTGAAATGACAGGCCGGGTAAACgctgtgcacacaaacacacagttggacaaacacacagctccacCGTCAcgcaacaaaaagaaaaaagaaacaaagaaacaaaagtgCAAACCTCTCGTGTGGTGTCGCCGCAAAGAGATAAAAGTAAAAAGgtgaaaatgaaagaatatCGCTGCCTCTCCGCTTCCAAACCTATCTTCATCACCTTTATActggttttatatatatatatatagaaatttatatatatgtactgtgagtgtgtgtgtctgtgattccCATTTCATGGGCCTGTACCTTCCTGCAACTCCTTtacaaagagtgtgtgtgtgtgtgtgagtgtgtgtgtgtgtgtgtgtgttagaaggAGTGTGGCCAGAACagtgagtttacagatgtgtcgcTGTAATCTGGCCAAACTCCTTCCTCTGCTTGTTAATTCTGAGATAGAGACGAGCAGCCGACTCCGGCTGCTTCTCAACATCTGCCTCAGAGCGTCAGTTTTCTTCTGGAGGATGTGCTTGTGGAGTTTCATGAGGAAAAACTGCATATGAGCTGTGGGTTTTTCAGGCGTGTGTGTACggttgtgcacgtgtgtgttgcAGCTACACTGCCAGGTCATCCGGGCGAGCTCGGACGCAGCTGCCCCTGCCGGCCCGACTTGGCTTCCGAATGTCTGTCGCCGCAGCACATGGAGGCTGATGCATCTCCGCCCTGGTAACCACGGTGAAGTCGTCGTGCGGGACCATCCAAGGTGCTGTGGCGGCGGTGTTTTCCTCATCCAACGCCCTCTCCTCCACCATGAGGGGGTACAGAGGGGTATTACGAGGAAGCGTTGGACACATGGAGCGTTGCACCTCTTGAGGAGCCAGTGGGGTCATCTCCTcctgaggggagggggaggccGAGGtgggaggagacggaggaggaggagggtagaAGGAGTCTTTTCCATTCCGATTCTGCAGCTCCAGTGCCGTGTTGCTCCAGTTCTGCTCCATCGCCCTCAGCTGCCCGCGGCTTCCAACGCTCGCTGTGTCTCCATTGCCATAAAAGGAAGTGGGCAGCCTCTCCAGCAGGAAGTCGTCTGGGTGGAACGGGGCGCCATCCATCTTGAGCTCTGCCGGCAACGATTCGGCGGCCATGTTAGGGCTCAAACCTCTGGAGGCTTCTTCTGTTGGACTGTAGGCTCCTCCCTCAGCGTCTCCGCCCCCCGCCGCGCTCACACTGGCATACGCCGACAAACAGTTGAGCGCGGATGGCGAGGTCTGCTCAGGAATCCTCTGTGCGTCTCTGCGCCGGGCCGCACACAGCAGCAGCGACTCGCTGTCGGTCACAAACTCGTTGGTGACACCCTGCTTGACCTTCTTCCAGCCCAGGTGGTAGATCTCCAGCAGGttgagcagcagagagacacaggcgACCACCagcatgaagatgatgaagatggtctTCTCGGTCGGCCtcggaggagaaaaaaaaaacagattaaactCACAGGTGACAGGAAACTGTATAACAGAGGTTATCTGTTTTAATTTGAGATAAGAGCCGAcaggtgaggggtggagcaGCGGGCGAGGTAGGATGAGACTGATTAGTTCTTAACAGTTtcagatattgttttatttttcattttcagtatCCTCTCCAGAGGCTCTGTCTCTCTTggacatttgctttctcacatTAAGCCGCTcaggagaatgtcaggagattctCCGGAGTTTTAAATAGTTTTAGTGAAGACACTCACTGACAGATTGGCTTCATACCCAGACCTTAACTATCCTGAGTAAATGCATGACCCCAACATTGACCTTAACACAAGGGTCAGATGTCCTGTGATCAACTCCTCTCACCTGGAGATGAAGCAGTCCACAGTGTTGGGGCAGGGCCAGCGCCCACATTTGTAGAGCGGCCTCAGGTGGAAGCCGTACAGGAAGTACTGTCCCAGGATGAAGCCCACCTCAAACAGAGTTTTGAAGATGATGTTGAAGATGTATGTCCTGAGTAACGCCCCGCGGATCCTGATCTTCCCGTGCTCATCACGAATCGGCGGCTTCTCCTTCTTCCCACCTCCTCCGTCACCCACTCCGTTGTGATAGAGGTTGTCATGGTCCTCCTGGTGTTGTCCGGCCttcctgacctcctcctccctctccctcctcttctcctccatgcGGACGATGTGCAGCACGTGCCCCAGGTAGATGAGCGTGGGCGTGGACACGAAGATGATCTGCAGCACCCAGAAGCGGATGTGGGAGATGGGGAAGGCCTCGTCATAGCAGACGTTCTCGCAACCGGGCTGCTGCGTGTTACAGGTGAAGTCGGACTGCTCGTCTCCCCACacctcttctgctgctgcccccAGCACCAGGATGCGGAAGATAAAGAGGACGGTCAGCCAAACCTGGGTGGGAGAGACCAAGGTTAAGATTCAGCTCActcagtttgttttcatcacGTTTGACCGTCAGTCACCTTTCCGATCACAGTGGAGTGTTCCTGAGCGTTCTCCAGCAGCCGCCCTAGAAAGCTCCAGTCACCCATTCTTCACTCGAGGTTCTagcctgcagagagagaggagagacgcaACAGTTTGATAGATTCCAACAAGTCCACAACaaagacctgcactgaactcagaGCATAACAAAGATTTACAGATTTACCAAAATATTCTTGTATCGTCAGTGATAAATCCATCGACCAGAGATCAGAAGAAAATCAATATCTGGAAGAGAGAGATCAGGGAATATTCTCATTTATATTCAAAGGTTACGTATATTAATCTTATCTCAGTGCTGTTAATTAATCCTCTAAAATACTCtgattgtttatgttttaaGTTATGGTCCAACACAACCAGACTTGTGTTTCAGTTCAACTAAAACTTTAATGAAATGAAGAGAACAATAtatctcatcccttcatcctctcttccctccctcatCCCGTCTGGTTCAGTTTGGTGAACACCTCTCACATCTTGCCTGTTTAGTTCAAGGTGCTGACTCCTGAGGCAGAACCTCCACAACTTATCAATTTCCATTCAAACCTTTAAATCACAAATATTTGGGGTGTGGTCTGTTGCTGGTGAACAGATTTTTGACTTGATAATGCACATAAGGAGAGATTGATATGAGCCTGTACGGAATTTATATGTGTACATTTACATGcagacgtgcatgtgtgtgtgtgtgtgtgtgtgtgtgtgtgtgtgtgtgtgtgtgctctgcagGGCCGGCTGGCTGTGGACACAATGGTTTGTGATCTGTGGGAAGTGAATGAGTGGATAACAGGTTGTGCCGGTCAAATGCTGGACTCATCACATCCCAGGAATGCTGAGGAGGGCAAATGTTTGCCTGGGATcaactgatacacacacacacacacacacacacacacacacacacacaaacacacacacacacacacacacacacacacagagagagacatacacactcacagttaCAGTAGCGCAGACTGATCCTCAGCCACCAAACTGCCCTCAAAACAAGAGCATACGCATGTTATAAAAAAATACCAGTTCCCAGAAGCACAATAATAAAACCAAAGAGTGAAATTCCATCAAGGTCTAATGCAGCTGCTCTTGACCCGTTTATACAGTAACACACCTCGTTAAATATTGTAAAGCATCTTTGCCAAAGCAGTTTACACAGaaacttaaaaagaaaatcctaCAATCCTACAGCTCAGCTAACCACAGGAAAACACCAATAAACCATGAAACTGACGCTTGGATGTAGCGTTGCAGTGGCGTGTGTACATATACATGATGTGTTGACGTGATGAAATACCGTCTGTCACCACAGACAATAGAGAAGCTGCCAGATGGATGTTGTCCTGGCCGGCCGGTGCTTCTGATGGATCAGAGGTCTTTGTGCTAAAATGCACCAAATAGTTCACGTGCGGCCGGACGCTTGCACCCGAACACTTTGTAAGATGTGAAAAGAGTGGAGCAGTGTTCATGTGAACTGAATCACATCCATTTATATTATAAATCAGTTACATTAACCAGGGTGAGCTCACATACCTCATGTGAACACGGCCAGTGGTGACTTTATGATGCTGAATGTCCAAATGCACACAGGAACACCGGGAGTGTACACATTGGATTAAAGTGCATATAAAGTGAGTAAAGGTTGTGTATGAAGGTGCATGAAGTAGCATGAACATATAAAAACGTGTGTAATGCTGCTTTAAATCATTTCTTTAAATAAGATATTAATAAATGAGGTAGAAGAATCTGTGTATACTGTGCAGTGATGGAAAGTATAAGAGAATCAAGTTGTccaatgtaaaaaacaacatgcaTTCACTACATTGACagttgtataaatatataatgatgCAAGATTAAACATTTCTATTACTGTCTATTCAGTTTTTAATATGAATGGCAACTTTTAACATGTAAATATGCACTTTATAAACATTATACACTTCATGtagtaaaatataaatagtgtGAG
Proteins encoded:
- the hpxb gene encoding hemopexin; its protein translation is MNLFTRFLLLGLALASVSGAPAPPHDSAADDGAAVPDRCEGIEFDAATPDEKGSHFFFKGAYLWKGFRGPAQLSNESFKELDDVHHIGHVDAAFRMHNIKNPEDHDHIYFFLDDKVFSFYNHTLEEGYPKEIQEDFPGVPSHLDAAVECPTGECMADSVLFFKGHDVHVYDIDTKRVKTKSWSHLPVCTSALRWMEHYYCFNGHNFTRFDPVTGEVRGKYPKDARNYFMTCDNFGHGGDSKVPKCSEIKLDAITTDATGKKYLFAGPDYMRLDTRRDGLHGFPITRSWSQVTNGVDAVFSYTDKLYMIKDEEVYIYKAGAHYTLVEGYPKSLKEELGIEGRVDAAFLCPDDHKVYIIQGREMLDVDLTATPRVVTDRLPLPLSDLDAALCGPNGVDVFKGSQYYHYDSPMLLAMGRMAPVAEDITPEMMGCQK
- the LOC132996672 gene encoding gap junction alpha-3 protein-like isoform X2: MGDWSFLGRLLENAQEHSTVIGKVWLTVLFIFRILVLGAAAEEVWGDEQSDFTCNTQQPGCENVCYDEAFPISHIRFWVLQIIFVSTPTLIYLGHVLHIVRMEEKRREREEEVRKAGQHQEDHDNLYHNGVGDGGGGKKEKPPIRDEHGKIRIRGALLRTYIFNIIFKTLFEVGFILGQYFLYGFHLRPLYKCGRWPCPNTVDCFISRPTEKTIFIIFMLVVACVSLLLNLLEIYHLGWKKVKQGVTNEFVTDSESLLLCAARRRDAQRIPEQTSPSALNCLSAYASVSAAGGGDAEGGMDGAPFHPDDFLLERLPTSFYGNGDTASVGSRGQLRAMEQNWSNTALELQNRNGKDSFYPPPPPSPPTSASPSPQEEMTPLAPQEVQRSMCPTLPRNTPLYPLMVEERALDEENTAATAPWMVPHDDFTVVTRAEMHQPPCAAATDIRKPSRAGRGSCVRARPDDLAV
- the LOC132996672 gene encoding gap junction alpha-3 protein-like isoform X1: MGDWSFLGRLLENAQEHSTVIGKVWLTVLFIFRILVLGAAAEEVWGDEQSDFTCNTQQPGCENVCYDEAFPISHIRFWVLQIIFVSTPTLIYLGHVLHIVRMEEKRREREEEVRKAGQHQEDHDNLYHNGVGDGGGGKKEKPPIRDEHGKIRIRGALLRTYIFNIIFKTLFEVGFILGQYFLYGFHLRPLYKCGRWPCPNTVDCFISRPTEKTIFIIFMLVVACVSLLLNLLEIYHLGWKKVKQGVTNEFVTDSESLLLCAARRRDAQRIPEQTSPSALNCLSAYASVSAAGGGDAEGGAYSPTEEASRGLSPNMAAESLPAELKMDGAPFHPDDFLLERLPTSFYGNGDTASVGSRGQLRAMEQNWSNTALELQNRNGKDSFYPPPPPSPPTSASPSPQEEMTPLAPQEVQRSMCPTLPRNTPLYPLMVEERALDEENTAATAPWMVPHDDFTVVTRAEMHQPPCAAATDIRKPSRAGRGSCVRARPDDLAV